A part of Aegilops tauschii subsp. strangulata cultivar AL8/78 chromosome 2, Aet v6.0, whole genome shotgun sequence genomic DNA contains:
- the LOC109754476 gene encoding prohibitin-3, mitochondrial, with amino-acid sequence MSGGPAAVSFLTNIAKAAAGLGAAASLLSASLYTVDGGERAVVFDRFRGVLPDTVGEGTHFIVPWLQKPYIFDIRTRPHNFSSNSGTKDLQMVNLTLRLLSRPDVVNLPTIFTSLGLEYDDKVLPSIGNEVLKAVVAQFNADQLLTDRPHVSALVRDSLIKRAREFNIILDDVAITHLSYGADFSQAVEKKQVAQQEAERSKFLVAKAEQERRAAIVRAEGESESARLISEATAIAGTGLIELRRIEAAKEIAAELARSPNVAYIPSGDNGKMLLGLNAAGFGGR; translated from the coding sequence ATGTCCGGCGGTCCCGCGGCGGTCTCGTTCCTCACCAACATCGCCAAGGCGGCGGCTGGCCTCGGCGCCGCGGCCTCCCTCCTCTCGGCGTCGCTCTACACCGTGGACGGCGGCGAGCGCGCCGTCGTCTTCGACCGGTTCCGCGGAGTGCTGCCGGATACCGTCGGCGAGGGCACCCACTTCATCGTGCCGTGGCTCCAGAAGCCCTACATCTTCGACATCCGCACGCGCCCGCACAACTTCTCCTCCAACTCCGGCACCAAGGACCTGCAGATGGTAAACCTCACCCTCCGCCTCCTCTCCCGCCCCGACGTCGTCAACCTGCCGACCATCTTCACCTCCCTCGGCCTCGAGTACGACGACAAGGTGCTCCCCTCCATCGGGAACGAGGTGCTCAAGGCCGTCGTCGCCCAGTTCAACGCCGACCAGCTCCTCACCGACCGCCCCCATGTGTCGGCGCTCGTCCGCGACTCCCTCATCAAAAGGGCCCGCGAGTTCAACATCATACTCGACGACGTCGCCATCACCCACCTCTCCTACGGCGCCGACTTCTCCCAGGCCGTCGAGAAGAAGCAGGTCGCGCAGCAGGAGGCTGAGCGCTCCAAGTTCCtggtcgccaaggccgagcaggAGAGGCGCGCTGCCATCGTGCGTGCTGAGGGAGAAAGTGAGTCTGCACGGCTCATTTCTGAGGCCACCGCCATCGCTGGGACAGGGCTGATCGAGCTCAGGAGGATCGAGGCTGCCAAGGAGATAGCCGCGGAGCTGGCCCGCTCACCCAACGTTGCCTACATCCCCTCTGGTGACAACGGCAAGATGCTGCTCGGCCTCAACGCTGCTGGATTCGGCGGCCGGTGA